A portion of the Pseudomonas sp. PSE14 genome contains these proteins:
- a CDS encoding FadD3 family acyl-CoA ligase — translation MTCPQSALTIPQLLSAASTAYGEQPAIEDGDVRLSYRQLDRWRRRAARALLALGIGHGERVAVWAPNHWEWIVAATALHSVGAVLVPLNTRMKGAEAGLVLRESGASLLFVIGDFLGNDYPALLDGEELPALRQRVILRGERAGALGWEAFLALAETVEEAQLDERQAQVTADDLCDLLFTSGTTGKPKGVMTAHGQNLRLVSDWSEMVGLRQGDRYLIVNPFFHSFGYKAGWLAALMRGCCILPQAVFDVNVLLERVAAERVTVLPGPPTLYQSLLAHPRRGDHDLSSLRVAVTGAASVPVEMVRRMRSELGFETIVTAYGLTETCGFVTICRPGDDAETIATTSGRAFPEVEVRCVDAQGRSVPTGEPGEVVVRGYNLMRGYFGNPEATAEAIDADGWLHTGDVGVLDERGYLRITDRLKDMFINGGFNVYPAEIEQTILGYPGVAQAAVIGIPDERLGEVAMAFLLPAAGQSIDLDAFLAWCRERMANYKAPRRAMLLDALPLNAAGKVTKAALRELAAS, via the coding sequence ATGACCTGCCCGCAATCCGCCCTGACTATCCCCCAGTTGCTTAGCGCCGCGTCGACTGCCTATGGCGAACAGCCGGCCATCGAGGACGGCGACGTCCGCCTGAGCTACCGCCAGCTTGACCGGTGGCGCCGCCGCGCCGCTCGCGCGCTCCTGGCGCTGGGCATCGGCCACGGCGAGCGGGTCGCGGTATGGGCGCCGAACCATTGGGAATGGATAGTCGCGGCCACCGCGTTGCACAGCGTGGGCGCCGTGCTGGTGCCGCTGAACACCCGCATGAAGGGGGCCGAGGCGGGCCTGGTGCTGCGCGAGAGCGGCGCGAGCCTGCTGTTCGTCATCGGCGACTTCCTTGGCAACGATTACCCGGCGCTGCTCGATGGCGAGGAGCTGCCGGCGCTGCGCCAGCGGGTGATCCTGCGCGGCGAGCGTGCTGGTGCCCTGGGTTGGGAAGCGTTCCTGGCGCTGGCCGAGACGGTTGAGGAAGCGCAACTGGACGAGCGCCAGGCGCAGGTCACGGCCGATGACCTGTGCGACCTGCTGTTCACCTCCGGCACCACCGGCAAGCCCAAGGGTGTGATGACCGCCCACGGGCAGAACCTGCGCCTGGTGTCCGACTGGAGCGAAATGGTCGGCCTGCGCCAGGGCGACCGCTACCTGATCGTCAACCCCTTCTTCCACAGCTTCGGCTACAAGGCCGGCTGGCTGGCGGCGCTGATGCGCGGCTGCTGCATCCTGCCGCAGGCGGTGTTCGACGTGAATGTGCTGCTCGAGCGCGTGGCCGCCGAGCGCGTCACCGTGCTGCCCGGCCCGCCGACCCTGTACCAGTCGCTGCTGGCCCATCCGCGCCGTGGCGACCATGACCTCAGCTCGCTGCGCGTGGCCGTCACCGGCGCCGCCTCGGTGCCGGTGGAAATGGTCCGGCGCATGCGCAGCGAACTGGGCTTCGAGACCATCGTCACCGCCTACGGCCTCACCGAGACCTGCGGCTTCGTCACCATCTGCCGTCCGGGTGACGACGCCGAGACCATCGCCACCACCAGCGGCCGCGCCTTCCCGGAAGTCGAGGTGCGCTGCGTGGACGCCCAGGGCCGCAGCGTTCCGACCGGCGAGCCGGGGGAAGTGGTGGTGCGCGGCTACAACCTGATGCGGGGTTACTTCGGCAACCCCGAGGCGACCGCCGAAGCCATCGACGCCGACGGCTGGCTGCACACCGGCGATGTCGGCGTGCTCGACGAGCGCGGCTACCTGCGCATCACCGATCGTCTCAAGGACATGTTCATCAACGGCGGCTTCAACGTGTACCCGGCGGAGATCGAGCAGACTATCCTCGGCTATCCGGGCGTGGCCCAGGCGGCGGTGATCGGCATCCCCGACGAGCGCCTGGGAGAGGTGGCCATGGCCTTCCTGCTGCCGGCGGCGGGGCAGTCCATCGACCTCGACGCCTTCCTCGCCTGGTGCCGCGAGCGCATGGCCAACTACAAGGCCCCGCGCCGGGCCATGCTGCTCGATGCGCTGCCGTTGAACGCCGCGGGCAAGGTCACCAAGGCTGCCCTGCGGGAGCTGGCGGCGAGCTGA